AACTTTCCTTTGGGTGTGCAAAGGAAAGTTTCATAGTAAAGATGTTCTGAAATAAATGGAGAGGCTTCAGGTAAAAGGTGCTGTCTGGCTGTCATTCCGATGTAAAAAGGTTGGGAAAGATATTTTTAAAGGAAAAAACGAAAGAAAGTTTTTTATCTTACAAAGTATAGTTTAGGGAGGAATGTTCATGAAAAGCGAAACGATTACCGAAAAAGACAGGGCAAGGGCGAAACGGTGCCTCGAATGCCCTGCCTGCAGTAAAGCCCGTGAGCAGCAGAAGGGATTCATCTTCTGGTTTGTCAAATCCATAGAGAGCCGGTTCTGCCCGTACTGCAGGGCCTATGAACGTGTCTACAGCCGTAAGGCGCACGAGCCGGTGCCTGCCGGATAAATGGTGCATAATGCTCTTTGACATTGAATATCATCATGTATGGAACGGTGAGCGGAGAAAACCGATATGGAACATAAAAGAGAAACAATGACATCACGCGAGCGTGTCCGCGCGGCACTTAATCATGAAATTCCCGACCGTGTGCCCATCGATTTCGGCGGGTTTCAGACGGGGATTCACCGGGGCGCCTATGAACAGTTGATACGGCATCTTGGTATCAGTGACGATATCGTCATTCTCGACCCCGTCCAGCAGCTCGCTGCGCCGTGCGAGGAGGTTCTGAGGCGCTTCCATGTGGATGTGCGGTATGTGTGTGCGCATGGCCCTGACAGCTTCAGGGGCGGTATCGAGCGGAATGAGCGGAACGGGATGCTGTGGCATGATCTCAGGGATGAATTCGGCGTCGTATGGTCGATGCCCGACGATCAGAAGCTGTACATGGATATTACCTGTCACCCGCTGGCGGAAGCGACGGTGAAGGATGTCGAAAACTACCCGTTTCCCGATGGAAGCGACAGGAGCCGTTTCACCGGTGTGAGGGAAAAGGCCCTGAAACTCCGTAACGAGACCTCGTGCGCCGTCAGCACTGGCATCGGCGGTGTGGTGTACGAAACCTGCTGGTATATGCGGGGGCTCGAACAGTGGTTCATCGACATGCTCACCGAACCGCAGTTCTGCGAGGCGCTCCTCGACCGTATGCTTGCATTCTGGACTGATTACTATACCGGATTCATGGCGGAGATCGGCGATCTTGTCGATGTGGTCATGGTGGGCGATGACCTTGCCGGACAGAGCGGGCCTCTCTTTTCGCCCCGTTTATACCGCTCGGTCGTGAAGCCGCGCCAGAAGAAGCTCGTACAGCATATCAAATCCCTGACCAGCGCGAAAATCTGGTACCATTCCTGCGGTTCGATATACGAGTATATTCCCGACCTTCTCGATAACGGGGTCGATATCGTCAATCCCGTTCAGATCGGTCTCGTGAACATGGACCCGCACGATCTCAAGAAGGAATTCG
This genomic interval from bacterium contains the following:
- a CDS encoding uroporphyrinogen decarboxylase family protein codes for the protein MEHKRETMTSRERVRAALNHEIPDRVPIDFGGFQTGIHRGAYEQLIRHLGISDDIVILDPVQQLAAPCEEVLRRFHVDVRYVCAHGPDSFRGGIERNERNGMLWHDLRDEFGVVWSMPDDQKLYMDITCHPLAEATVKDVENYPFPDGSDRSRFTGVREKALKLRNETSCAVSTGIGGVVYETCWYMRGLEQWFIDMLTEPQFCEALLDRMLAFWTDYYTGFMAEIGDLVDVVMVGDDLAGQSGPLFSPRLYRSVVKPRQKKLVQHIKSLTSAKIWYHSCGSIYEYIPDLLDNGVDIVNPVQIGLVNMDPHDLKKEFGSRIVFWGGGIDAQHVLPFAGPETVREHVRTNVGIFKPGGGYVFNNVHNIQYGVPPENIAALFDAAFEFGFY